The following are encoded together in the Bradyrhizobium genosp. L genome:
- the mltG gene encoding endolytic transglycosylase MltG, which yields MSERPPISPRSPRAALEPEQVPPPPKRSDRARNPFVIVGNAIFTILIILMIGAGAGYYYGKQTLEAPGPLQEDKVVNIPARAGKRDIADVLSREGVINVNPWVFIGSVFALKASSDLKPGEYSFAKSASLRDVIATIVEGKVVQHAITIPEGLTSEQIVTRLTDNDIFTGSVREIPREGTLLPETYKFPRGTTRDQVIQRMQQAQKRVLAEIWERRNPDVPLKSPDQLVTLASIVEKETGRADERSRVAAVFVNRMRQKMKLQSDPTIIYGLVGGKGTLGRPIKRSEITQPSPYNTYVIDGLPPGPIANPGRASLEATANPARTRDLFFVADGTGGHAFTETYDQHAKNVAKLRASEKQIQNDTVEPADDPAPVAAPAAPAAADTNPTAATPPKPTNQKKPPRGGRQGAAQQTNSPPVLQR from the coding sequence ATGAGTGAGAGGCCGCCCATTTCACCGAGGAGTCCGCGTGCCGCGCTGGAGCCCGAGCAGGTTCCGCCGCCGCCGAAGCGTTCGGACCGTGCGCGCAATCCGTTCGTGATCGTCGGCAATGCGATCTTCACGATCCTGATCATCCTGATGATCGGCGCAGGCGCGGGCTACTACTACGGCAAGCAGACGCTGGAAGCGCCGGGACCGCTGCAGGAAGACAAGGTGGTCAACATCCCGGCCCGCGCCGGCAAGCGCGACATCGCCGACGTGCTGTCGCGCGAGGGCGTGATCAACGTCAATCCATGGGTCTTCATCGGCAGCGTGTTCGCGCTGAAGGCAAGCTCCGACCTGAAGCCCGGTGAATATTCGTTTGCGAAGAGCGCCAGCCTGCGCGATGTGATCGCCACCATCGTCGAAGGCAAGGTGGTGCAGCACGCCATCACGATTCCGGAAGGGCTGACCTCGGAGCAGATCGTGACGCGGCTCACCGACAACGACATCTTCACCGGCTCGGTGCGCGAGATCCCGCGCGAGGGAACGCTGCTGCCCGAGACTTACAAGTTTCCGCGCGGCACCACCCGCGACCAGGTGATCCAGCGCATGCAGCAGGCGCAGAAGCGCGTGCTCGCCGAGATCTGGGAACGCCGCAATCCGGACGTGCCGCTGAAATCGCCGGACCAGCTGGTCACGCTGGCGTCCATCGTCGAAAAGGAAACCGGACGCGCCGACGAGCGCAGCCGCGTCGCCGCCGTGTTCGTCAACCGCATGCGGCAGAAGATGAAGCTGCAATCCGACCCGACCATCATCTACGGCCTGGTGGGCGGCAAGGGAACGCTGGGGCGGCCGATCAAGCGCAGCGAGATCACGCAGCCGTCGCCCTACAACACCTATGTGATCGACGGCCTGCCGCCCGGGCCGATCGCCAATCCTGGCCGTGCCTCGCTGGAGGCGACCGCGAACCCTGCGCGCACCCGCGACCTGTTCTTCGTCGCCGACGGCACCGGCGGCCACGCCTTCACCGAAACCTACGACCAGCACGCCAAGAACGTCGCCAAGTTGCGCGCGTCGGAAAAGCAGATCCAGAACGACACCGTGGAACCTGCGGATGATCCGGCGCCGGTGGCCGCACCCGCGGCGCCCGCAGCGGCCGACACCAATCCCACGGCGGCGACGCCGCCGAAGCCCACCAACCAGAAGAAGCCGCCGCGAGGCGGCCGTCAGGGCGCGGCCCAGCAGACCAATTCGCCGCCCGTGCTGCAGCGCTAG
- a CDS encoding YicC/YloC family endoribonuclease has protein sequence MALSSMTGFARSHGASGPYTFEWELKSVNAKGFDLRLRMPPGWDEVEALAKKRAGEVLSRGTVYANLSVKRADAAQTIRINEDVLDAIVKVAGELAQRIDAVAPSIDGLLGIKGVIEVVEPESDEAEEKAAREAAAKAFEQALGSLVEMRRREGDALGQVLLQRMDEIERLAQRAEAAPGRKPEAIKARLAEQIAVLLEASDRFDTDRLSQEAILIATKADIREELDRIASHIAQVREMIGKGGPVGRRLDFLAQEFNREVNTCCSKSNDVELTNTGLEMKNVVEQFREQVQNLE, from the coding sequence ATGGCGCTATCGAGCATGACCGGCTTTGCCCGAAGCCATGGCGCGAGCGGCCCCTACACGTTCGAATGGGAGCTGAAATCGGTCAATGCCAAGGGGTTTGACCTGCGGCTGCGGATGCCGCCCGGCTGGGACGAAGTGGAGGCGCTGGCCAAGAAGCGCGCCGGCGAGGTGCTGTCGCGCGGCACGGTCTACGCCAATCTCAGCGTCAAGCGCGCTGATGCGGCACAGACGATCCGCATCAACGAGGACGTGCTGGACGCGATCGTGAAGGTCGCCGGCGAACTCGCGCAGCGGATCGACGCGGTGGCGCCGAGCATCGACGGCCTGCTCGGCATCAAGGGCGTTATCGAGGTGGTCGAGCCCGAGAGCGACGAGGCGGAGGAAAAGGCGGCGCGCGAGGCGGCGGCGAAGGCCTTCGAGCAGGCGCTCGGCAGCCTGGTCGAGATGCGGCGCCGTGAGGGCGACGCGCTCGGCCAGGTCCTGCTGCAGCGGATGGACGAGATCGAGCGTTTGGCGCAGCGCGCCGAGGCGGCGCCGGGCCGCAAGCCGGAGGCGATCAAGGCGCGGCTTGCCGAGCAGATCGCAGTGCTGCTGGAAGCCTCCGATCGCTTCGATACCGACCGGCTGAGCCAGGAGGCGATCCTGATCGCGACCAAGGCCGATATCCGCGAGGAGCTCGACCGCATCGCCTCGCATATCGCGCAGGTGCGCGAGATGATCGGCAAGGGCGGCCCGGTCGGCCGGCGGCTCGATTTCCTGGCGCAGGAGTTCAACCGCGAGGTCAACACCTGCTGCTCGAAATCCAACGATGTCGAATTGACCAATACCGGGCTCGAGATGAAGAACGTGGTCGAGCAGTTCCGTGAGCAGGTCCAGAATTTGGAGTGA
- the gmk gene encoding guanylate kinase — MTAQGFDGVERRGLMFVLSSPSGAGKTTLSRMLLEREPGLQMSVSATTRPMRPGEVEGRDYFFVDKPTFEKMVEQGDLLEWATVFDNLYGTPRKPVEAALSVGQDVLFDIDWQGTQQLHQKASIDVVRVFILPPSAADLEKRLHTRAQDSEEVIRGRMSRAAHEMSHWAEYDYIVVNQNVDDAFAEVQSILKAERLKRGRRTGLTEFVRGLQRQLDK, encoded by the coding sequence ATGACGGCGCAGGGTTTTGACGGCGTTGAGCGGCGCGGACTGATGTTCGTGTTGTCGTCGCCCTCGGGCGCCGGCAAAACGACGCTATCGCGCATGTTGCTCGAGCGCGAGCCGGGCCTGCAGATGTCGGTGTCGGCGACGACGCGGCCGATGCGCCCCGGCGAGGTCGAAGGCCGCGACTATTTCTTCGTGGACAAGCCGACATTCGAGAAGATGGTGGAGCAGGGTGACCTGCTGGAGTGGGCGACCGTCTTCGACAATTTGTATGGCACGCCGCGCAAGCCGGTCGAGGCGGCCTTGTCGGTCGGGCAGGACGTCCTGTTCGACATCGACTGGCAGGGCACGCAACAGCTGCACCAGAAAGCCAGCATCGACGTGGTCCGTGTCTTCATCCTGCCGCCGTCAGCCGCCGATCTCGAGAAGCGGCTGCACACCCGCGCGCAGGATTCCGAGGAGGTGATCCGCGGGCGGATGAGTCGCGCCGCGCACGAGATGAGCCACTGGGCCGAATACGACTACATCGTCGTCAACCAGAATGTCGACGATGCCTTTGCCGAGGTGCAGTCGATCCTGAAGGCCGAGCGGTTGAAGCGCGGGCGGCGTACAGGCCTCACCGAATTCGTGCGTGGCCTGCAGCGCCAGCTCGACAAATAG